In the Rhodoferax fermentans genome, AACAAGACCACCCTGCGCCTGAACATCAACAACGTGTTCGACAAAAAGTACCTGCGCACCGTGCAATACGGCGCGATCTATGGCGCTCCCAGAAACCTGATGGTTTCGCTTGACTACAAACTCTGATGACCAAGCCCACACCCCAAGACGCCGCCCCACGCGGGCGTACACAGCTGGCCGTTCTCCATCGCCTTGCCGCTGCCTTGCTCGGCAGCTACGCCTTCACCTGGGGCTTCACCGCCCTGGGGGTGGCCGCTCTGGTGGCGCTGGGGGTGGAATTCCACGAAGCCGAGACAGCGATGCTGCTGCTCGCCTTCCTGGTTTTCCTGGGCCTGTTCCTGTGGGCTTTCGCAGCCACCCAGCTCAGCCGTGTTTGGGCGGTCCTGGGGGGTGGTGCACTGTGCATGACTGCTGCTGCCTTGGGTTGGCAGCAGTTTCTCCTTTCCTGACGGAGGTTCAACGATGTCTCCCCACTTCCGCCAAGCGATGACCTGGCTGCACACCTGGATGGGCCTGGTCCTGGGTTTTGTGCTGATGGCCGCATTTTTCTTTGGTGCCTTGTCGGTGTTTGATCGCGAGATCGACCGCTGGGCGATTCCTGAAACGCGCTTCGAGCCGCAGCCCATGCCCAGTTTCGACAAGGTATTACAGCCGGTTTATGCCCAACTCAGGCCGCATCCATCTGACATGGTGGCGACACAACAGCGCGTCATCGGCAGCTTGCCGAGCCCCGAGACGATGCCCATGTCCTCACTCTACGCCTACACCACACACCGCGACCCGGTGCTGGCCATTGGCGGCGAGTTCGATGTGCCCAACAAGCTCAAGGACGACGCCGACGAACACGCACATGTCCATGGCTGGGCGACCATCGACCCGCGCTCGGGCCAGTTCCTGCCCGACGACAAGCTCAAGATTGGCAGCGGCTGGTTCTACCCCATGCACTACCAGCTGAACTGGTCGTGGCTGAACCTGGGCTCCTGGCTGGTGGGTCTGGCCGGGTTCAGCATGCTGGTGGCGCTGGTCACCGGGGTGATCATGCACCGCAAGATCTTTCGCGAATTTTTCACCTTCCGCCCCTGGAAGCGCACCCAGCGCAGTGCGCTGGACCTGCACAACCTGAGCGGCGTGCTCGCCCTGCCCTTCCACTTTTTCTTCGCCCTCACCGGGCTGGTGATCTTTGCCAGCACGGTTTATTTTCCGGTTGGCCACACCTTGCTCAAGCCCTTGCACGAACAGCACGAGGTGTTGGAGGCCCGGCGCACCGGCCTGCCGCACGAGCCAGCGGGTGTCGCCGCGCCGCTGGCCTCGGTCGATGCGATGGTGTTGGAGGCCAAGCGGCGCTGGGCGGCGCGCGACATGCCGGGTGAGGTGGGCTTGCTCTTCATCGAACACCTGGGCGATGCCAACGGCTACGTCAGCCTGTACCGCGCTGGCAGCGACCAAGTCGCACTGGTCGGCCAGGCCATCCACTTCAAAGCCAGCACCGGCGAGGTGCTGCGCGAGGAGCCGCCGCCCAGCGCGGTGGGCGGTATCAACGAGTTCCTCACCGGCCTGCATCTGCAACACTTCGAGCACTGGCTGCTGCGCTGGCTCTACGTGCTGGGTGGCCTGCTGGGCTGCGTTTGTATTGCCACCGGCTTCATTTTCTTTGTCGAAAAACGCAAAAGAAAACACGCCGAGTCCGGCAGCCAAGGCAGCCGCGTCGTTGATGCGCTGGCGGTGACAACGGTCACCGGCATGGTGATCGCCACTGTTGGCATGCTGGTGGTCAACCGGGTGCTGCCAAGCCATCTGGTGGGCAAAGGCGAGTGGGAAAAGCTGGCTTTTTGGGGCCTCTGGGTGTTGGCCATGTTGCACGCCTTTGTGCGCAGCGCGCCGGTGGCGCAGGCTCGGCTGAACCCCGCCTGGCGAGAGCAGTGCTGGGGCATAACCGTGCTGGCCCTGGCCGCTGTTGCGCTGAACTGGCTGAGCACAGGTGACCATCTGTTCAAGACCATGGTCAGCGAGCCTTACTGGGCGGTGGCCGGTGTGGATCTGAGTCTGCTGGCCTCGGCCGGCATCGCCGTCTGGGTGGCACGCAAACTGGCGCAACGTGACCAGGCGCACTTGCCACAGCTCACTGCCGAGGTGGCCCATGGCTGAGGCACTGACGCTGTGCCTGGCGGCACTGTTGTCTTTCATCGGCATGGGCTGGCTGGCACTCAGCCTGGAGGTGCATTGGCAGCAGGCTTTTGGCCACCAGGCCGTGTTGACCGCCCGAGCCACCCAGCGGCTGCGCCTGCTCGGCTGGATGGGTCTGCTGCTGTCCGCGGTGTTCTGCTTTATCGCCGACCGGCCGTCGATGGCGGTGCTGGTCTGGCTCATGCTGCTGGCGGCGTCCGCCAGCTTGATCACGCAGGTGCTCGCCTGGCGGGCGCCTTGGCTGCGGATGCTGGTGATGCGGATCAGGCGCTGATCAGAGCGGGGGCGCTGGTTGACCCAAGCTCAGCTGTTGCGTGTATCAATGCCCCAGCGGGCCAGCGCCGCATCGTCGCTGACGCGGGCATCGACCCAGCACGCACCCTCAGGGCTGGTTTCCTTTTTCCAGAACGGTGCCTGGGTCTTGAGGTAGTCCATCAGGAACTCGCAGGCGGCAAAACTCTCACCCCGGTGGGCCGAGGTCACGGCCACCAGCACAATCTGGTCCAGCGGCTGCAACAACCCAATGCGGTGGATGACACGCGCGCCATAGATGTCAAAGCGTTGCAGGGCAGCATCGATCATGGCCTCGATCGCGGCTTCGGTCATGCCCGGGTAATGCTCCAGCTCTAGGCTGCTGATCTGGCCCGGCTGGCCAGCAGTACGGTCGCGCACGGTGCCGACAAAACTACACACCGCACCGACGCGGCCATCCTGGGCACGCAGGGCGGCGATCTCGGCATTCAGGTCAAAGTCCTGGGTCTGAATCGATACCCATGCAGGGTCTTGCTTCAAAATGGCCTCCAGCCCTTATGGATAAAGGGCAGACAGATATATTTTTAATAGCGCACCAGCCGATACATCAGAGACCAACTTGGCCAAGCTAGCCCCCGGTCACCGGCGGGAAAAATGCCACTTCGGCGCCCTCGGTCAA is a window encoding:
- a CDS encoding PepSY-associated TM helix domain-containing protein, encoding MSPHFRQAMTWLHTWMGLVLGFVLMAAFFFGALSVFDREIDRWAIPETRFEPQPMPSFDKVLQPVYAQLRPHPSDMVATQQRVIGSLPSPETMPMSSLYAYTTHRDPVLAIGGEFDVPNKLKDDADEHAHVHGWATIDPRSGQFLPDDKLKIGSGWFYPMHYQLNWSWLNLGSWLVGLAGFSMLVALVTGVIMHRKIFREFFTFRPWKRTQRSALDLHNLSGVLALPFHFFFALTGLVIFASTVYFPVGHTLLKPLHEQHEVLEARRTGLPHEPAGVAAPLASVDAMVLEAKRRWAARDMPGEVGLLFIEHLGDANGYVSLYRAGSDQVALVGQAIHFKASTGEVLREEPPPSAVGGINEFLTGLHLQHFEHWLLRWLYVLGGLLGCVCIATGFIFFVEKRKRKHAESGSQGSRVVDALAVTTVTGMVIATVGMLVVNRVLPSHLVGKGEWEKLAFWGLWVLAMLHAFVRSAPVAQARLNPAWREQCWGITVLALAAVALNWLSTGDHLFKTMVSEPYWAVAGVDLSLLASAGIAVWVARKLAQRDQAHLPQLTAEVAHG
- a CDS encoding DUF3325 domain-containing protein; translated protein: MAEALTLCLAALLSFIGMGWLALSLEVHWQQAFGHQAVLTARATQRLRLLGWMGLLLSAVFCFIADRPSMAVLVWLMLLAASASLITQVLAWRAPWLRMLVMRIRR
- a CDS encoding molybdenum cofactor biosynthesis protein MoaE, translated to MKQDPAWVSIQTQDFDLNAEIAALRAQDGRVGAVCSFVGTVRDRTAGQPGQISSLELEHYPGMTEAAIEAMIDAALQRFDIYGARVIHRIGLLQPLDQIVLVAVTSAHRGESFAACEFLMDYLKTQAPFWKKETSPEGACWVDARVSDDAALARWGIDTRNS
- a CDS encoding iron uptake protein, with protein sequence MTKPTPQDAAPRGRTQLAVLHRLAAALLGSYAFTWGFTALGVAALVALGVEFHEAETAMLLLAFLVFLGLFLWAFAATQLSRVWAVLGGGALCMTAAALGWQQFLLS